Proteins from a genomic interval of Stenotrophomonas sp. WZN-1:
- the aroC gene encoding chorismate synthase has translation MSSNSFGKLFTVTTFGESHGPAIGCVIDGCPPGLALDAAEFAHDLQRRATGKSRHTSARREADEVEILSGVYEGLTTGTPIALLIRNTDQRSKDYANIGQQFRPGHADYSYWHKYGIRDPRGGGRSSARETTMRVAAGVVAKKWLAERFGVTVRGYLSQLGDITPAGFDWSAVEDNPFFWPHAAQVPELEAYMDALRKSGDSVGARVDVVADNVPPGWGEPIYGKLDGELAAALMSINAVKGVEIGDGFASAAQKGTEHRDLLTPQGFASNHAGGILGGISTGQPVVASIALKPTSSLRLPGPSLDTAGNVVEVVTTGRHDPCVGIRATPIAEAMVAMVLMDQALRHRAQCGDVGTITPRIPGQVDG, from the coding sequence GTGAGCTCCAATTCGTTCGGCAAGCTGTTCACCGTCACCACGTTCGGCGAGTCGCACGGGCCGGCCATCGGCTGCGTGATCGATGGCTGCCCGCCGGGGCTGGCGCTGGACGCGGCCGAATTCGCCCACGACCTGCAGCGCCGCGCCACCGGCAAGAGCCGGCACACCTCGGCCCGACGCGAGGCCGATGAGGTCGAGATCCTGTCCGGCGTGTACGAGGGCCTGACCACCGGCACCCCGATCGCGCTGCTCATCCGCAACACCGACCAGCGCAGCAAGGACTACGCCAACATCGGCCAGCAGTTCCGCCCGGGCCATGCCGACTACAGCTACTGGCACAAGTACGGCATCCGCGACCCGCGCGGTGGTGGTCGTTCCTCGGCGCGCGAGACCACCATGCGCGTGGCCGCCGGCGTGGTCGCCAAGAAGTGGCTGGCCGAGCGCTTCGGCGTCACCGTGCGTGGCTATCTGTCGCAGCTGGGCGACATCACCCCCGCCGGTTTCGACTGGTCGGCGGTGGAAGACAACCCGTTCTTCTGGCCGCACGCCGCACAGGTGCCCGAGCTGGAGGCGTACATGGATGCGCTGCGCAAGTCCGGAGATTCGGTCGGTGCGCGCGTGGACGTGGTCGCCGACAACGTGCCGCCGGGCTGGGGCGAGCCGATCTACGGCAAGCTTGATGGCGAACTCGCTGCCGCGCTGATGAGCATCAACGCGGTGAAGGGCGTGGAGATCGGCGACGGTTTCGCCAGCGCCGCGCAGAAGGGCACCGAACACCGCGACCTGCTGACCCCGCAGGGCTTCGCCAGCAACCACGCCGGTGGCATCCTCGGTGGCATTTCCACCGGCCAGCCGGTGGTCGCCTCGATCGCCCTGAAGCCGACCTCCAGCCTGCGCCTGCCGGGGCCGTCGCTGGATACCGCCGGCAACGTGGTGGAAGTGGTCACCACAGGTCGCCACGACCCCTGCGTCGGCATCCGTGCCACCCCGATCGCCGAGGCGATGGTGGCGATGGTGCTGATGGACCAGGCGCTGCGCCACCGCGCGCAGTGCGGCGATGTCGGCACGATCACCCCGCGCATTCCCGGGCAGGTCGATGGCTGA
- a CDS encoding ribonuclease E inhibitor RraB, with amino-acid sequence MDLEATRNLFANLRENTDWDINGPLLWGYFFVHSSAGPLQALADHLQAQGYVFVELFEQEPEEGDAPFHVLHVERVEIHDEASLDRRNQELAALAAEKGVEDYDGMDVGPAPVLQ; translated from the coding sequence ATGGACCTCGAAGCCACCCGCAACCTGTTCGCCAACCTCCGCGAAAACACCGACTGGGACATCAATGGCCCGTTGCTGTGGGGTTACTTCTTCGTGCACTCCAGCGCCGGGCCGCTGCAGGCACTGGCCGATCACCTGCAGGCGCAGGGCTATGTTTTCGTGGAGCTGTTCGAGCAGGAGCCGGAAGAGGGCGACGCGCCGTTCCACGTACTGCACGTGGAGCGCGTGGAGATCCACGACGAAGCCTCGCTGGACCGCCGCAACCAGGAATTGGCGGCGCTGGCCGCGGAGAAGGGCGTGGAAGACTACGACGGCATGGACGTCGGCCCCGCCCCGGTCCTGCAGTAA
- a CDS encoding D-glycerate dehydrogenase produces the protein MADTRPTVWVSQPLIDAAIAPLRDRVQLRSTDTVTAWSPDQIAEQLASADGAIITLNERIGAAQVAGATQLQVIANVGVGYNNLDVDALSAAGILASNTPDVLTETTADLGFALLMATARRITESERWLREGQWQQWSFQTMLGADIHGSTLGILGMGRIGQGIARRGAHGFGMKVLYHNRSQLPAATEAEVGATYVDLDTLLAQSDHLLLVLPYTPASHHLIDAAALAKMKPSATLVNIARGGLVDEIALADALASGRLAAAGLDVYEGEPKIRPELLALRNVVLTPHIGSASLATRTAMVQLAVDNLVAGLGLDGGPSRMPSAINADAAMAARVTLGKKTGKR, from the coding sequence ATGGCTGACACGCGGCCGACCGTGTGGGTGAGCCAGCCGCTGATCGACGCGGCCATCGCGCCGCTGCGCGATCGCGTGCAGCTGCGCAGCACCGACACCGTCACCGCCTGGTCGCCGGACCAGATCGCCGAACAGCTGGCCAGCGCCGATGGCGCGATCATCACCCTCAACGAGCGCATCGGTGCGGCCCAGGTGGCCGGCGCCACGCAGCTGCAGGTGATCGCCAACGTCGGTGTTGGCTACAACAACCTGGACGTCGACGCGCTCAGTGCGGCCGGTATCCTCGCCAGCAACACGCCGGACGTCCTCACTGAAACCACCGCCGATCTCGGTTTCGCCCTGTTGATGGCGACCGCGCGCCGCATCACTGAATCCGAGCGCTGGCTGCGCGAAGGGCAGTGGCAGCAGTGGTCGTTCCAGACCATGCTCGGTGCCGACATCCACGGCAGCACGCTGGGCATCCTCGGCATGGGCCGCATCGGCCAGGGTATCGCCCGCCGCGGCGCGCACGGTTTCGGCATGAAGGTGCTGTACCACAACCGCTCGCAGCTGCCGGCCGCGACCGAAGCGGAAGTGGGCGCCACCTATGTGGACCTGGATACGCTGCTGGCACAGTCCGACCACCTGCTGCTGGTGCTGCCGTACACGCCAGCCTCGCACCACCTGATCGATGCCGCCGCGCTGGCGAAGATGAAGCCGTCGGCAACGCTGGTGAACATCGCCCGCGGTGGCCTGGTCGATGAGATCGCGCTGGCCGATGCACTGGCCAGCGGCCGCCTGGCTGCCGCCGGCCTGGATGTGTACGAGGGCGAGCCGAAGATCCGCCCGGAGCTGCTGGCGCTGCGCAACGTGGTGCTCACTCCGCACATCGGCAGTGCCTCGCTGGCCACGCGCACGGCGATGGTACAGCTGGCCGTCGATAATCTGGTCGCCGGGCTCGGCCTGGACGGTGGCCCGTCGCGCATGCCGAGCGCGATCAACGCTGACGCGGCGATGGCCGCGCGCGTGACTCTGGGCAAAAAAACCGGGAAACGATAG
- the prmB gene encoding 50S ribosomal protein L3 N(5)-glutamine methyltransferase encodes MTAETAAELHTIIDLIRYGTSRFNEAGLTFGHSYDNALDEATQLVLHSLHLPHDLGPAYGQARLLQAEKLRVLELFQRRIDERIPAAYLTGEAWFAGLSFKSDKRALVPRSPIAELIECGFEPWLAGRDVSRALDLCTGSGCIAIAMGHYYPNWEVDGVDLSDDALSLAEENKERLQAHNVTLLKSDLFNGLTGRHYDLIVTNPPYVTNDETDALPKEYSYEPEMGLRAGDDGLDLVLKILRDAPLHLSEDGLLICEVGESEQHLVKLLPEVDFAWIEFKVGQMGIFAVECRELIAHSARITELAAQRP; translated from the coding sequence ATGACCGCTGAAACGGCCGCCGAACTCCACACGATCATCGATCTGATCCGCTACGGCACCAGCCGTTTCAACGAAGCCGGGCTGACCTTCGGGCACAGCTACGACAACGCGCTGGACGAGGCCACCCAGCTGGTGCTGCACAGCCTGCACCTGCCGCACGACCTCGGCCCGGCCTACGGCCAGGCGCGCCTGCTGCAAGCCGAGAAGCTGCGCGTGCTGGAGCTGTTCCAGCGCCGCATCGACGAACGCATCCCGGCCGCCTACCTGACCGGTGAAGCCTGGTTCGCCGGCCTGAGCTTCAAGAGCGACAAGCGCGCCCTGGTGCCGCGCTCGCCGATCGCCGAACTGATCGAATGCGGCTTCGAGCCGTGGCTGGCCGGCCGCGATGTCAGCCGTGCGCTGGACCTGTGCACCGGTTCGGGCTGCATCGCCATCGCCATGGGCCACTACTACCCGAACTGGGAAGTGGACGGTGTCGACCTGAGTGACGACGCGCTGTCGCTGGCCGAGGAAAACAAGGAGCGCCTGCAGGCGCACAACGTCACGCTGCTCAAGTCGGACCTGTTCAACGGCCTGACCGGCCGCCATTACGACCTGATCGTCACCAATCCGCCGTACGTCACCAACGACGAGACCGATGCGCTCCCGAAGGAATACTCCTACGAGCCGGAAATGGGCCTGCGTGCCGGTGACGATGGCCTGGACCTGGTGCTGAAGATCCTGCGTGATGCGCCGCTGCACCTGAGCGAAGACGGCCTGCTGATCTGTGAAGTGGGCGAGTCCGAACAGCATCTGGTCAAGCTGCTGCCGGAAGTCGATTTCGCCTGGATCGAATTCAAGGTCGGCCAGATGGGCATCTTCGCGGTTGAATGCCGCGAGCTGATTGCCCACAGCGCACGCATCACCGAACTGGCGGCGCAGCGCCCGTGA
- a CDS encoding SCO family protein, with protein MFNRNAGIILLIALAAGLGLLAAQQVFAPKPPANAPATEAITLYPQPRELPDFNLAQSDGTRLIPGELKGHWTLVFLGFTFCPDVCPTTLAELAGAQNQWEALPDGLRPRVLFISVDPDRDSATRLGEYVHGFHKDTLAATADIPSLERFATSLGFVFQKVPGKHFDENPEDYTVEHSASLAVLDPQGRLAGLVRPPFNAPAIARDLQKLTEKTAP; from the coding sequence ATGTTCAATCGCAACGCCGGCATCATCCTGCTGATCGCCCTGGCGGCGGGGCTCGGCCTGCTGGCCGCCCAGCAGGTGTTCGCGCCGAAGCCGCCGGCCAACGCCCCGGCCACCGAAGCGATCACCCTGTACCCGCAGCCGCGTGAACTGCCCGACTTCAACCTGGCCCAGTCCGATGGCACCCGCCTGATTCCGGGCGAACTGAAAGGCCACTGGACCCTGGTGTTCCTGGGCTTCACCTTCTGCCCCGACGTCTGCCCGACCACGCTGGCCGAGCTGGCCGGCGCGCAGAACCAGTGGGAGGCCCTGCCCGATGGCCTGCGCCCGCGCGTGCTGTTCATCTCGGTCGACCCGGATCGCGACAGCGCCACCCGCCTCGGCGAGTACGTGCACGGTTTCCACAAGGACACCTTGGCCGCCACTGCCGATATCCCTTCGCTGGAGCGCTTCGCCACCTCGCTGGGCTTCGTGTTCCAGAAAGTGCCGGGCAAGCATTTCGACGAGAACCCCGAGGATTACACCGTCGAGCATTCGGCCAGCCTGGCCGTGCTCGACCCGCAGGGCCGTCTTGCCGGCCTGGTGCGCCCCCCGTTCAACGCGCCGGCGATTGCCCGCGACCTGCAGAAGCTGACCGAGAAAACCGCCCCATGA
- a CDS encoding aspartate-semialdehyde dehydrogenase gives MSNAQRSFHVAVVGATGAVGETMLSILAERDFPVGTLSVLASERSAGGEIEFNGQKVTVQDLATFDPTGVEIALFSAGGSVSKEYAPKFAAAGAVVIDNSSAFRYDDDVPLVVSEVNPEQVANRPRGIIANPNCSTMQMLVALAPLHRRYGIERINVSTYQSVSGGGRSATEELGKQTGQLLSFQEIDPQRFPVQIAFNLIPHIDDFQDNGFTKEEMKLIWETRKILGDDSILVNPTAVRVPVFYGHSESVAIETRDKVTVAEARALLEQSPGIEVVDRHEAGGYPTPVTHASGTDAVYVGRIREDLSHPRGLNLWIVSDNVRKGAALNAVQLAELVAAEQR, from the coding sequence ATGAGCAATGCACAGCGCAGTTTCCATGTCGCCGTCGTCGGTGCCACTGGCGCCGTCGGCGAGACCATGTTGTCGATCCTGGCCGAGCGTGATTTCCCGGTTGGTACCTTGAGCGTTCTTGCCTCCGAGCGTTCGGCCGGCGGCGAGATCGAGTTCAACGGCCAGAAGGTCACGGTCCAGGACCTGGCCACCTTCGATCCGACCGGCGTCGAGATCGCCCTGTTCTCGGCCGGCGGCAGCGTGTCCAAGGAATACGCACCGAAGTTCGCCGCCGCCGGTGCGGTGGTGATCGACAACTCCTCGGCCTTCCGTTACGACGATGACGTGCCGCTGGTGGTGTCCGAGGTCAACCCGGAACAGGTCGCCAACCGTCCGCGCGGCATCATCGCCAACCCCAACTGCTCGACCATGCAGATGCTGGTGGCGCTGGCGCCGCTGCACCGCAGGTACGGCATCGAGCGCATCAACGTCTCCACCTACCAGTCGGTGTCTGGCGGTGGCCGTTCGGCCACCGAGGAGCTGGGCAAGCAGACCGGCCAGCTGCTGAGCTTCCAGGAGATCGATCCGCAGCGCTTCCCGGTGCAGATCGCCTTCAACCTGATCCCGCACATCGACGATTTCCAGGACAACGGCTTCACCAAGGAAGAGATGAAGCTGATCTGGGAAACCCGCAAGATCCTCGGCGACGACAGCATCCTGGTGAACCCGACCGCGGTGCGCGTGCCGGTGTTCTATGGCCACTCCGAATCGGTGGCGATCGAGACCCGCGACAAGGTCACCGTGGCCGAAGCGCGCGCGCTGCTGGAGCAGTCGCCGGGCATCGAAGTGGTCGACCGCCACGAGGCCGGTGGTTACCCGACCCCGGTCACCCACGCTTCGGGCACCGACGCGGTGTATGTCGGCCGCATCCGTGAGGACCTGTCGCACCCGCGTGGCCTGAACCTGTGGATCGTCTCGGACAACGTGCGCAAGGGCGCCGCCCTCAATGCCGTGCAGCTGGCCGAGCTGGTCGCCGCCGAGCAGCGCTGA
- the greB gene encoding transcription elongation factor GreB, translated as MSRWRPPAEKSTALITASGHARLKAELDELWRVRRPEVVKALAAAAAEGDRSENAEYTYRKKQLGEIDRRVRYLTKRLESLRVVDTTPTDPLAVFFGAWVELENADSGEISRYRIVGPDETDAGLGWISIDSPLARALLKKRLDDEFSVELPGGQFTFAVIGVEYAPV; from the coding sequence ATGTCGCGTTGGCGTCCCCCCGCAGAAAAAAGCACGGCCCTGATCACCGCCTCCGGGCATGCCCGACTGAAGGCCGAACTGGATGAGCTGTGGCGTGTGCGCCGCCCGGAAGTGGTGAAGGCGCTGGCCGCCGCTGCTGCGGAAGGTGACCGCTCCGAGAACGCCGAGTACACCTATCGCAAGAAGCAGCTGGGCGAGATCGACCGCCGCGTGCGCTACCTGACCAAGCGGCTGGAATCGCTGCGCGTGGTCGATACCACGCCAACCGATCCACTGGCCGTGTTCTTCGGCGCATGGGTGGAACTGGAGAACGCGGACAGCGGTGAGATCAGCCGCTATCGCATTGTCGGGCCGGATGAGACCGATGCTGGGCTGGGCTGGATCAGCATCGATTCCCCCCTGGCGCGTGCGCTCCTGAAGAAGCGGCTGGACGACGAGTTCTCGGTGGAGCTGCCCGGCGGGCAATTCACCTTTGCGGTGATCGGGGTGGAGTACGCGCCTGTGTAG
- a CDS encoding helicase HerA-like domain-containing protein, producing the protein MDPILLGKGITDDIAVTLLPKLGNRHGLVAGATGTGKTVTLMTLAEGFSRLGVPVFLADVKGDVSGLAVPGNGAENLLQRAAEIGVADYAPAASPTLFWDLYGKLGHPVRTTVSEMGPTLLARILELNDTQSGVLDIVFKLADDRGLLLLDMDDLRALLGLVAEERKDISTEYGLVSAQSIAAIQRSVLRLAQDGGENFFGEPALELADIMRVNHDGRGMIGILAADQLVLKPKLYSTFLLWLLSELFEQLPEVGDLDKPKLVFIFDEAHLLFDDAPPSLVQRIEQVVRLIRSKGVGVYFCSQFPDDVPGNILGQLGNRVQHALRAFTPRDQKAVKTAAETFVPNPKLDVAKVLSQLGTGEALVSTLQDKGVPMPVQQTMIAPPRCRMGPITEAERAQVRAGSPVGSRYDTAINRESAAELLAQRAQKTVEQAQAPAARSREQDEAQEGGFGQAIKDAIFGTKRRQGMIETMAKQTTRTVGTKLGNQIVRGILGGIFGGKR; encoded by the coding sequence ATGGATCCGATTCTGCTCGGCAAAGGCATTACCGACGATATTGCCGTCACCCTGCTGCCGAAACTCGGCAACCGCCACGGCCTGGTAGCCGGCGCCACCGGTACCGGCAAGACCGTGACCCTGATGACGCTGGCCGAGGGCTTCTCGCGACTGGGCGTGCCGGTGTTCCTGGCCGATGTGAAGGGCGATGTCTCCGGCCTGGCCGTGCCCGGCAACGGCGCCGAGAACCTGCTCCAGCGCGCCGCCGAGATCGGCGTGGCCGACTATGCGCCGGCCGCCAGCCCGACCCTCTTCTGGGACCTGTACGGCAAGCTGGGCCACCCGGTGCGCACCACCGTCAGCGAGATGGGCCCGACCCTGCTGGCGCGCATCCTCGAGTTGAACGACACCCAGTCCGGCGTGCTCGACATCGTGTTCAAGCTGGCCGACGACCGCGGACTGCTGCTGCTGGACATGGACGACCTGCGCGCCCTGCTTGGCCTGGTCGCCGAGGAGCGCAAGGACATCTCCACCGAGTACGGCCTGGTCAGTGCGCAGTCGATCGCCGCGATCCAGCGTTCGGTGCTGCGCCTGGCGCAGGACGGTGGCGAGAACTTCTTCGGCGAACCGGCGCTCGAGCTGGCCGACATCATGCGGGTCAACCACGATGGCCGCGGCATGATCGGCATCCTCGCCGCCGACCAGCTGGTGCTCAAGCCCAAGCTGTATTCCACCTTCCTGCTGTGGCTGCTGTCGGAGCTGTTCGAGCAGCTGCCGGAGGTGGGCGACCTGGACAAGCCGAAGCTGGTCTTCATCTTCGACGAGGCGCACCTGCTGTTCGACGATGCGCCGCCATCGCTGGTGCAGCGCATCGAGCAGGTGGTGCGCCTGATCCGCTCCAAGGGCGTGGGCGTGTATTTCTGCTCGCAGTTCCCCGACGACGTGCCGGGCAACATCCTCGGCCAGCTCGGCAACCGCGTGCAGCATGCGCTGCGTGCGTTCACCCCGCGCGACCAGAAGGCGGTGAAGACCGCGGCCGAGACATTCGTGCCGAACCCGAAGCTGGACGTGGCCAAGGTGCTGAGCCAGCTCGGTACCGGCGAGGCCCTGGTCTCCACGCTGCAGGACAAGGGCGTACCAATGCCGGTGCAGCAGACGATGATCGCGCCGCCGCGCTGCCGGATGGGGCCGATCACCGAGGCCGAGCGCGCCCAGGTGCGTGCCGGCAGCCCGGTCGGCAGCCGCTACGATACCGCGATCAACCGTGAATCGGCCGCCGAACTGCTGGCCCAGCGCGCGCAGAAGACGGTCGAGCAGGCGCAGGCGCCGGCCGCGCGCAGCCGCGAGCAGGACGAAGCACAGGAAGGCGGTTTCGGCCAGGCGATCAAGGATGCGATCTTCGGCACCAAGCGCCGCCAGGGCATGATCGAGACCATGGCCAAGCAGACCACGCGCACCGTCGGCACCAAGCTGGGCAACCAGATCGTGCGCGGCATCCTCGGCGGCATCTTCGGCGGCAAGCGCTAG
- a CDS encoding transglycosylase SLT domain-containing protein, with the protein MPVPVLISRGWPLLALAGLVSLAPDAHAQRVSARDKVKVDALQQRMTAAEKRYSDALLLVANADPKGSNEADAALEDMEDVLNDCVKQKGCQMGTLLASYKRLLKHDADAAASDDVADEGGDRLEADPDHIGPLTADVPEAARAAALLNDKRHAFDSMVEYNPAVQAGIRRWLTDMRPALLTSYENYQNLRAVMWPEWEKRGLPEALLFGIMAKESNGRVHASSRAGAAGLMQFMPATGRRFGLGPDGTGFDTRFDARSAAEASASYLNERLRELNNNVEMSVAAYNGGEGRAARVFKQSGGQSFWTDSVYNQFPGETKDYVPMVIAAAWIFLHPQQYGVEFPKISAQPATLRLAKSTTIYELTICLGSHGTRDGYMRALRNLNPRYEADGWIPAGTLINATTRIAGLYQRNCVSGPRADLARTLITADLNAAIKRPTAASYTGSVAVGGVVPVADAAASTNVPTTPVAAVATPRPAPAARPKPVRSHKVGKGETLGAIAAKFQCDVPTLARANGLKAPAYSLRHGQTLKLQGCDK; encoded by the coding sequence ATGCCCGTTCCTGTCCTGATTTCCCGTGGTTGGCCGCTGCTGGCCCTGGCCGGCCTGGTTTCCCTGGCGCCCGACGCCCATGCGCAGCGGGTTTCGGCCCGGGACAAGGTGAAGGTGGATGCGCTGCAGCAGCGCATGACCGCCGCCGAAAAGCGCTACAGCGACGCCCTGCTGCTGGTCGCCAACGCCGACCCCAAGGGCAGCAACGAGGCCGACGCGGCGCTGGAGGACATGGAAGATGTCCTCAACGACTGCGTGAAGCAGAAGGGCTGCCAGATGGGCACCCTGCTGGCCAGCTACAAGCGCCTGCTCAAGCATGACGCGGATGCCGCCGCCAGCGATGACGTGGCCGACGAGGGCGGTGACCGCCTGGAAGCCGACCCCGACCACATCGGCCCGCTGACCGCGGACGTACCCGAAGCCGCGCGCGCTGCTGCACTGCTGAACGACAAGCGGCACGCCTTCGACAGCATGGTCGAATACAACCCGGCGGTGCAGGCCGGCATCCGCCGCTGGCTGACCGACATGCGCCCGGCGCTGCTGACCAGTTACGAAAACTACCAGAACCTGCGTGCGGTGATGTGGCCGGAGTGGGAGAAGCGTGGCCTGCCCGAAGCATTGCTGTTCGGCATCATGGCCAAGGAATCCAACGGTCGCGTGCATGCGTCCTCGCGCGCCGGCGCCGCCGGCCTGATGCAGTTCATGCCGGCCACCGGCCGCCGCTTCGGCCTCGGGCCGGACGGCACCGGCTTCGATACCCGCTTCGACGCGCGCAGCGCGGCCGAGGCCAGCGCCAGCTACCTCAACGAGCGGCTGCGCGAACTGAACAACAACGTGGAAATGTCGGTGGCCGCCTACAACGGTGGTGAAGGCCGTGCCGCACGCGTGTTCAAGCAGAGCGGTGGCCAGAGCTTCTGGACCGACAGCGTTTACAACCAGTTCCCCGGTGAAACCAAGGATTACGTGCCGATGGTGATCGCCGCGGCCTGGATCTTCCTGCACCCGCAGCAGTACGGCGTGGAGTTCCCGAAGATCAGCGCGCAGCCGGCCACGCTGCGCCTGGCCAAGTCCACCACCATCTACGAACTGACCATCTGCCTGGGTAGCCACGGTACCCGTGATGGCTACATGCGCGCGCTGCGCAACCTCAACCCACGCTATGAAGCCGATGGCTGGATTCCGGCCGGCACGCTGATCAACGCCACCACCCGCATCGCCGGCCTGTACCAGCGCAACTGTGTCAGTGGCCCGCGTGCCGACCTGGCCCGCACCTTGATCACCGCCGATCTGAACGCGGCGATCAAGCGGCCGACCGCTGCCAGCTACACCGGCAGCGTGGCCGTCGGCGGCGTGGTACCGGTGGCAGACGCCGCTGCATCCACCAACGTGCCGACCACACCGGTGGCGGCGGTGGCGACGCCCCGCCCGGCGCCGGCCGCGCGGCCGAAGCCGGTGCGCAGCCACAAGGTGGGCAAGGGCGAGACCCTGGGCGCCATCGCGGCGAAGTTCCAGTGCGACGTGCCGACCCTGGCCCGTGCCAATGGCCTGAAGGCCCCGGCCTACAGCCTGCGCCACGGCCAGACGCTGAAGCTGCAGGGCTGCGACAAGTAA
- the asd gene encoding archaetidylserine decarboxylase (Phosphatidylserine decarboxylase is synthesized as a single chain precursor. Generation of the pyruvoyl active site from a Ser is coupled to cleavage of a Gly-Ser bond between the larger (beta) and smaller (alpha chains). It is an integral membrane protein.): protein MSLTTALTYALPHRLLSSMARSLAYSDDPRVSRWLIDTVTRKFNVNLDEAANPDPRSYATFNQFFTRALKPGARVADADPHSLVMPADGRISQLGRIEAGRIFQAKGQSFTAAELLGSDEDAKPYNDGLYATVYLSPRDYHRVHMPWTGTLRETVHVPGRLFSVGPAAVNGVARLFARNERLVCHFDTSFGPMVSVMVGALLVSGVETVWSGEEIPAYGDRITRKDYRGQGIKLERFAEMARFNYGSTVIVLLPPGVAEFAPQLGAESPVQLGQALAKLR, encoded by the coding sequence ATGAGCCTCACCACCGCCCTGACGTACGCCCTGCCCCACCGCCTGCTGTCCTCGATGGCGCGTTCGCTGGCGTACTCGGACGATCCGCGCGTGTCGCGCTGGCTGATCGACACGGTCACCCGCAAGTTCAACGTCAACCTGGACGAAGCGGCCAACCCGGACCCGCGCAGCTATGCGACCTTCAACCAGTTCTTCACCCGTGCACTGAAGCCGGGCGCGCGCGTGGCCGATGCCGATCCGCACAGCCTGGTGATGCCGGCCGACGGCCGCATCAGCCAGCTCGGCAGGATCGAGGCCGGCCGCATCTTCCAGGCCAAGGGCCAGTCGTTCACCGCCGCCGAGCTGCTGGGCAGCGACGAGGATGCCAAGCCGTACAACGATGGCCTGTACGCCACCGTGTACCTGTCCCCGCGCGATTACCACCGCGTGCACATGCCGTGGACCGGCACCCTGCGCGAGACCGTGCACGTGCCGGGGCGCCTGTTCAGCGTCGGCCCGGCCGCCGTCAACGGCGTAGCGCGCCTGTTCGCGCGCAACGAGCGCCTGGTCTGCCACTTCGACACCAGCTTCGGCCCGATGGTCAGTGTGATGGTCGGTGCACTGCTGGTGTCCGGCGTGGAAACCGTGTGGAGCGGCGAGGAGATCCCGGCCTACGGTGATCGCATCACCCGCAAGGACTACCGCGGCCAGGGCATCAAACTGGAGCGCTTTGCCGAGATGGCGCGTTTCAACTACGGCTCGACCGTGATCGTGCTGCTGCCGCCGGGCGTGGCCGAATTCGCCCCGCAGCTGGGCGCCGAAAGCCCGGTGCAGCTGGGCCAGGCGCTGGCGAAGCTACGCTGA
- a CDS encoding DUF3025 domain-containing protein — MTATTTAAGDGSGVRRFVPPPRAAVNPQVFGHPVFAGLQDFRDLLVGTRWPPITALDACLSLPGWQLVEQDAALLADGLHYEARIAQGRIATRADNWHDLFNALVWASHPQLKRALNAQQCRHIEAMPPGQRNRAQAALTQFDETGVIVRVRDDTLLRAWDRHDWPALFEPSCWQSSDIAIAVVFGHALMEQALLPGRLLVGKCVVVQGDVDAACVDAVTAAIAEGRAVTDPLQLRPLPLAGIPGWHGVQDAAFYRNADYFRPLRAGRQYPPPLLLP, encoded by the coding sequence GTGACCGCAACGACGACCGCCGCCGGTGACGGCAGCGGCGTCCGCCGCTTCGTGCCGCCGCCGCGTGCGGCGGTCAATCCACAGGTGTTCGGGCACCCGGTGTTTGCCGGGCTGCAGGATTTCCGTGATCTGCTGGTTGGCACCCGTTGGCCGCCCATCACGGCACTTGACGCATGCCTGTCCCTGCCGGGTTGGCAGCTGGTGGAACAGGATGCCGCGCTGCTGGCCGACGGCCTGCATTACGAGGCGCGTATCGCGCAGGGGCGCATCGCCACCCGTGCCGACAACTGGCACGACCTGTTCAACGCACTGGTGTGGGCCTCCCATCCGCAGCTGAAGCGTGCACTGAACGCGCAGCAATGCCGGCATATCGAGGCCATGCCACCCGGCCAGCGCAACCGCGCGCAGGCCGCCTTGACCCAGTTCGACGAAACCGGCGTGATCGTGCGAGTGCGCGATGACACGTTGCTGCGCGCGTGGGACCGGCATGACTGGCCTGCATTGTTCGAGCCGTCATGCTGGCAGAGCAGTGACATCGCCATCGCTGTGGTGTTCGGGCATGCGTTGATGGAGCAGGCGCTGCTACCCGGGCGATTGCTGGTCGGCAAGTGCGTGGTGGTGCAGGGCGATGTCGATGCCGCCTGTGTCGACGCGGTGACCGCTGCCATTGCCGAGGGCAGGGCAGTGACCGATCCGCTGCAGTTGCGGCCCCTTCCATTGGCCGGTATTCCCGGCTGGCATGGCGTGCAGGATGCCGCCTTCTATCGCAATGCCGATTATTTCCGCCCGCTGCGTGCCGGCCGACAGTACCCGCCGCCGTTGTTGCTTCCTTAG